In Helianthus annuus cultivar XRQ/B chromosome 9, HanXRQr2.0-SUNRISE, whole genome shotgun sequence, the following are encoded in one genomic region:
- the LOC110943111 gene encoding uncharacterized protein LOC110943111, which produces MSNLFSASDNGGNSQNPNKGFATRLLNIDGKTYCPRRGVLTSQQQGPTVVNIIDELTKITVPVESAEKKSEVSKNADLDDEEFWENSKKDNPISYAEKLMSRTRNKREVNFRFMQSEETRDDADIVIPKEVVQKVQDKFENVLYGYFLGNRLPYPVVEYYAKNVWAKFGFSKLMMNSAGFFYFKFESNEGMMKVLEGGPWLIRKIPLFLNKWSPKVSLKKDGIKTIPLWVKLHNVPIAVYTDDGLSLLASKIGVPKRLDSYTADMCADNWGRSSYARAMIEVSAESDLKDYITLAIPKMDEDGYVMERVKVEYEWKPLRCATCCLFGHDEKTCSKNDKGKAKQVIVDEEGYVMDNKRVAQHGFPQKKQKAKFIYKPKTNNSGASSSGTSSGQPMVKVANSFQPISLDDDDHPKNDSVAETNDSVHSQHETSKEMDTKKSEEVLEKIPTEMSKFMSTNVTDCRSEGASTPGSNETHVNVSNLGKICKTVFRRWSWTSNGDVCQRGTRIILGWNPDEVDLMVLSQSDQQRRILWENLCKHSCLARYQPWVILGDFNTALNMEDCLYRPSNHTIGMRDFSECIKVAELMDVKSHGLHYTWNQKPKEGIGVLKKIVVL; this is translated from the exons ATGTCTAATCTTTTTTCCGCGTCTGATAATGGGGGTAATTCTCAAAACCCTAATAAGGGTTTTGCAACTAGACTGCTAAACATTGATGGTAAAACCTACTGTCCACGCCGTGGAGTATTGACGAGTCAACAACAAGGACCAACGGTTGTGAACATTATTGACGAGCTTACTAAGATAACAGTGCCTGTGGAGTCGGCTGAAAAGAAATCAGAAGTCAGCAAGAATGCGGACCTAGATGATGAGGAATTCTGGGAGAATAGTAAAAAAGATAACCCTATTTCGTATGCTGAAAAGCTTATGTCGAGGACTCGTAATAAAAGGGAGGTTAACTTTAGATTTATGCAATCAGAGGAAACAAGGGATGATGCTGACATTGTTATCCCAAAAGAGGTTGTTCAAAAGGTCCAGGATAAGTTTGAAAACGTTCTATACGGCTATTTTTTGGGGAATAGATTACCGTATCCGGTAGTAGAATACTATGCTAAGAACGTTTGGGCGAAGTTTGGGTTTTCAAAGCTCATGATGAATTCAGCAGGATTTTTTTACTTCAAGTTTGAATCGAATGAAGGTATGATGAAAGTGCTTGAAGGAGGGCCGTGGTTAATAAGGAAAATTCCTTTATTTCTGAATAAATGGTCACCGAAAGTTTCTTTAAAAAAGGATGGTATTAAAACTATTCCTCTTTGGGTTAAATTGCATAATGTTCCGATTGCGGTTTACACAGATGATGGGTTAAGTTTGTTGGCCTCTAAAATTGGTGTTCCTAAAAGGTTGGATTCATACACTGCGGATATGTGTGCGGATAATTGGGGTAGGAGCAGCTATGCCCGTGCTATGATAGAGGTAAGTGCTGAAAGTGATCTAAAAGATTATATAACGCTAGCTATCCCTAAAATGGATGAAGACGGGTATGTTATGGAACGTGTGAAAGTGGAGTATGAATGGAAGCCCCTACGTTGTGCTACTTGCTGTTTGTTTGGGCATGATGAAAAGACGTGTAGTAAGAATGACAAAGGTAAGGCTAAACAGGTTATTGTGGATGAGGAGGGTTACGTAATGGATAACAAACGTGTTGCTCAACATGGCTTTCCCCAAAAGAAGCAAAAGGCGAAGTTCATTTATAAGCCGAAGACAAATAACTCGGGAGCTAGTTCCTCCGGAACAAGTAGTGGGCAACCTATGGTAAAAGTGGCAAACTCTTTTCAGCCCATATCATTGGATGACGATGATCATCCAAAAAACGATAGTGTTGCAGAAACCAATGATAGTGTTCATTCTCAACATGAAACCTCTAAGGAGATGGACACTAAAAAGTCTGAGGAAGTTCTAGAGAAGATACCAACGGAGATGTCCAAGTTTATGAGTACCAATGTCACGGATTGTcgatctgagggggcaagcactcccggttctAATG AGACGCATGTTAATGTTAGTAATCTTGGAAAAATATGTAAGACTGTTTTCCGTAGATGGAGTTGGACGTCGAATGGGGACGTGTGTCAAAGAGGAACAAGAATTATCTTGGGGTGGAATCCGGATGAAGTTGATCTTATGGTTCTTTCTCAATCGGACCAG CAACGTAGAATTCTTTGGGAAAACTTATGTAAGCATAGCTGCTTAGCTCGTTATCAGCCGTGGGTTATTCTTGGGGATTTTAACACAGCTCTCAACATGGAAGATTGTCTATACAGGCCTTCAAATCACACAATTGGTATGAGAGATTTTTCGGAATGCATCAAAGTTGCTGAACTTATGGATGTTAAAAGTCACGGGTTACATTACACATGGAATCAAAAGCCTAAAGAGGGGATTGGAGTCCTCAAGAAAATAGTCGTATTATGA